In the Campylobacter sputorum subsp. sputorum genome, TCGCTTAACTATAAAAGGATTAAAAATGAAAAATGCTCTTATGTTGTTTTTTATGATATTTTTCACAGCTTGTTCTAGCACAATGCAGCCAAATGGTACTGGTTATAACATAAATGGAACATCTGATGAGAAAAAAATAGACTCAAATTCTTTCAAAAACTTCAAAGAAGTTATGAGAATTAACCCAAAATGTGAGCCTTGTGATAACGGAAGTGGTAGCAGTGTAACGATAAACGGCGTAGATTATAGCAGTGATATCTCGCTTAGTTGTTGCAAGAATGTAAGAAAAATAGACACAGGATTAGCTCTAAAAAAAGTTTATATTCACAGAGTTAATGACTTAAGAGAAGATCAAAAGATAGTTCGCATTCAAGGCAAAGATAAACAATTTCAAGATATGCATATGAGCAAAAGAACTGATTATATGTTTTATCTTTTGCTAAAACAAGAGCTTAAAGAGCGTGGTATAATCGTGCTAGAAGAAAGAACAAGTCCTTATGTAATGAAACTTGATTTTGACTTTTTAGGCTTACAAAGCTATTATTCGCCATCATCTGCACATTTGGCATCAAATCTTTATGGATTTTTAATGCTAAAAGATATAAATAAAACAAAAAGATACAAAATTTCAACAACTCAAGATGTAAGAAAATTTCAAACAAATGATCCAGATGATTTTGGTGTTTATTTAGATTTGTTAATCAAGCAAGCAGCAAATAAAGTTGCTGAAGAAATTTCTAAATTTTAAAGGATGATTATGAAAAAAGTTTTTACTTTTATTTTACTTTTATTGTTTTTTACTGGTTGTTCTCAAAAAGGAACAGTTATAATACTCCAACCTTACACAAACTCTGGAAATCAAATCAAAATCAACAAAGAAATATTTATATCTAAGATAAATGACTTAAGAAGAAACAAAGGTGTCATAGCCACTATACTAGACTCGCAAGGCTCCACAGATGAGTATGTTATGCTTCAAAATAATCTAGCTCAATGGGTTGATTCTTCTTTGCGTTCAGAACTTGCAAGTAGAGGTGCAAATATATCTCCAAATGGCACAAGAGTAGAAGTTGATATACTTAGTTTAAACGCGACTTTACAAGGTTATGCAAAAGACAATCTAAAAGCCGAAGCTAAATTTGAAGTGAGAATTTACAAAGACGATGGCACAACTATAACAAAGCATATTTCACAATCTCAAAGCAAATTTGCTCCTATCCATACAGGCGGTGCGTTTGATCCGTTTATTTGGGAACTTTTAAGAGATCTTGTTACAAAAACTGCAAATCAAATTTTAATTCAATGAGATGCCTAAACTGCGAAAAATTTAGCTTTTCGTATTTTTGCAATGATTGCAAAAGAATCCTTAGCGAATGCACTCTACACAAAAGAGTTATTAACTCAAATTTAGATGTGTATTCGTTTTATTTTTATAGTGAAATAAAAAAACTCATCCATTCAAAACATAAATTCTATGGCTCTTTTATATATTCTAAGTTGGCTAAATTGAGTTTTTATAAATTTGGTGTAAATTTCTCATATCCGTATAAAGTAAATGCTATAGCATTAGATGATAGCGTAAATGGGGACTATTCACAAATTGCAATTTTGCTAAAAGCATTAAAAAGTAAAAACATTAAACCGATTTATGGTGCATTAAAAGCCTTATACGATGTAAAATATAGCGGCAAAACTTTAGCTTATAGGCAACAACACAAAAGAAACTACACAATAAAAAAAGATATTAAAAATCCAGTTATTTTAGTTGATGACATAATCACAACAGGCGAGAGTATGAAACAAGCAAAGGAAATTCTTAATAAAAACGGAATAGAAGTTTTATTTGGATTAACTTTAGCAAATGCTGAATTTTAACATAATGAATTTTTATTTAGATTAAATACTAAGTTTAGTATTTAGCAACTTTTTATTAAATTTTAGCTAGAATTTATTGTTTAGTTACAAGGATAAAAATGGAAAACAATATTTTTGATGAAAATCAAGATATAACGATTGTAGATGTAGAAGATTCAGTAAAAGATAGTTATCTTACCTACTCAATGAGCGTTATAGTTGGGCGTGCCTTGCCAGATGCTAGAGATGGCTTAAAACCAGTGCATAGAAGAATTCTTTATGCCATGAATGATCTTGGAGTAAGTAGTAGAAGTCCTTACAAAAAATCAGCTCGTATTGTTGGAGATGTTATAGGTAAATATCATCCGCATGGCGATACTGCAGTTTATGATGCACTTGTTAGAATGGCACAAGATTTCTCTATGAGAGTTCCGACAGTTGACGGACAAGGAAATTTCGGCTCACTTGATGGCGATAGTGCTGCTGCTATGCGTTATACAGAAGCTAGAATGACTGTTTTAGCAGAAGAGTTACTAAAAGATATAGATAAAGATACTGTTGATTTTACACCAAATTATGATGATAGTATGGTAGAACCAGCAGTTTTACCAGCAAGAGTTCCAAATTTACTTTTAAATGGAAGTAGTGGTATTGCTGTTGGTATGGCTACAAATATACCTCCACATAGTTTAGATGAGCTTGTAGATGGCTTGCTTATGCTTCTTGAAAACAAGGATACTAGCTTAGAAGAGTTAATGAGCGTAATCAAAGGACCAGATTTTCCAACAGGGGGCATAATATTTGGTAAAAAAGGTATAATCGAAGCTTACAAAACTGGTCGTGGACGAATAAAACTAAGAGCCAAAACTCACATAGAAAAAAAACAAAATAAAGATATTATCGTAGTTGATGAGATACCATACCAAGTAAATAAAGCCAAACTTCACGAACAAATAGCAAATTTAGCAAAAGATAAACAAATAGAAGGAATTAGTGAAGTTAGAGATGAAAGCGATAGAGATGGCATAAGACTTGTAATAGAGCTAAAACGCGATGCTATGAGCGATATAGTGCTTAATAATCTTTTTAAATCTACCACAATGGAAGTTACATTTGGCGTTATAATGCTCGCAATTGACAACAAACAGCCGAAAATTTTCAATCTTATAGAACTTTTAGATCTATTTTTAAAACATAGAAAAACTATAATCATAAGAAGAACGATATTTGAACTTCAAAAAGCAAGAGCAAGAGCTCACATATTAGAGGGTCTAAAAATAGCACTTGATAATATTGATGATGTTATAGAGCTCATTAAAAATAGCGAAGATACGCCATCAGCAAGAAATG is a window encoding:
- a CDS encoding YajG family lipoprotein, whose amino-acid sequence is MKKVFTFILLLLFFTGCSQKGTVIILQPYTNSGNQIKINKEIFISKINDLRRNKGVIATILDSQGSTDEYVMLQNNLAQWVDSSLRSELASRGANISPNGTRVEVDILSLNATLQGYAKDNLKAEAKFEVRIYKDDGTTITKHISQSQSKFAPIHTGGAFDPFIWELLRDLVTKTANQILIQ
- a CDS encoding ComF family protein, with product MRCLNCEKFSFSYFCNDCKRILSECTLHKRVINSNLDVYSFYFYSEIKKLIHSKHKFYGSFIYSKLAKLSFYKFGVNFSYPYKVNAIALDDSVNGDYSQIAILLKALKSKNIKPIYGALKALYDVKYSGKTLAYRQQHKRNYTIKKDIKNPVILVDDIITTGESMKQAKEILNKNGIEVLFGLTLANAEF